One window of Pieris rapae chromosome 14, ilPieRapa1.1, whole genome shotgun sequence genomic DNA carries:
- the LOC111004320 gene encoding ubiquitin carboxyl-terminal hydrolase isozyme L5 has translation MDSAGDWCLIESDPGVFTELIKKFGVTGAQVEEMWTIDDGIFENLRPVHGLIFLFKYVQHEEPTNPVVTDDRLQKIFFAKQVINNACATQAVISLLLNCNHPDIHLGPELTMLKEFSMSFDPKMRGLTLSNSQTIRASHNSMAQQTFFEFDSKTPKTKEEDAYHFIGYIPIDGRLYELDGLRDGPIDHGPVGPDQDWLDVVRPIILKRINTYTEGEIHFNLMALVSNRKMIYERQIDELITENHMLGMDSGDIENEVRRLKMLIEYEDIKMHKYQQEMIRRRHNYMPFIITLLTILAEDKQLVPLIEKTKERMAKKGQKKRV, from the coding sequence ATGGATTCGGCGGGGGATTGGTGTTTGATCGAAAGCGATCCTGGAGTTTTTACAGaactcataaaaaaatttggtgTAACAGGAGCACAGGTGGAAGAAATGTGGACAATCGATGAtggaatatttgaaaatttgcGACCAGTTCATGGACTcattttcctttttaaatatgttcaaCATGAAGAACCTACTAATCCTGTTGTGACCGATGATCGTCTTCAAAAAATTTTCTTCGCAAAACAGGTAATTAATAATGCTTGTGCCACACAAGCagtaattagtttattattaaactgcAACCATCCTGATATTCACTTAGGTCCAGAACTGACTATGTTGAAAGAATTTAGTATGTCATTTGATCCTAAAATGCGTGGGCTTACGCTCAGTAATTCACAAACAATACGTGCATCCCATAATTCTATGGCCCAACAGActttttttgagtttgacaGTAAAACTCCAAAAACAAAGGAAGAAGATGCATACCACTTCATTGGCTACATACCAATAGATGGTCGTTTATATGAATTGGATGGACTACGGGATGGCCCTATTGATCATGGTCCTGTAGGTCCAGATCAGGACTGGCTGGATGTTGTACGCCcaattatattgaaaagaaTCAACACCTACACTGAGGGAGAAATCCATTTTAATCTTATGGCATTGGTATCTAACCGAAAGATGATATATGAACGTCAGATAGATGAGTTAATAACTGAAAATCATATGCTTGGTATGGATTCTGGAGATATTGAAAATGAAGTGAGAAGACTAAAGATGCTAATTGAGTATgaagatataaaaatgcaCAAATACCAGCAGGAGATGATACGACGCCGACACAACTACATGccatttataataacattactaACAATATTGGCAGAGGATAAACAGCTTGTGCCTTTAATTGAAAAGACTAAAGAGCGCATGGCTAAGAAGGGCCAGAAGAAGAGAGTATAA